One genomic window of Streptomyces sp. NBC_00237 includes the following:
- a CDS encoding PLP-dependent cysteine synthase family protein: MSTSEPAGRGAAAVADLHPVDPVGTPVASTAVPTVDVDRSDPEYRAWLKEAVRKVQADANRSADTHLLRFPLPEEWGIDLYLKDESTHPTGSLKHRLARSLFLYGLCNGWIRPDRPVIEASSGSTAVSEAYFAKLIGVPFIAVMPRTTSAEKCRLIEFHGGQCHFVDDSRKMYEESARLAAETGGHYMDQFTYAERATDWRGNNNIAESIYQQLKLERYPEPSWIVATAGTGGTSATIARYVHYMQYDTFICVPDPENSCFFDGWNRHDPNATSDCGSRIEGIGRPRMEPSFVTGAVDRMMKVPDAASVAAVRALDAALGRKAGGSTGTGLWSALKIVAEMVEQGRKGSVVTLICDPGDRYLDKYYSDDWLAEQGLDIAPYSAAVEQFLETGVWP; the protein is encoded by the coding sequence ATGAGCACCAGCGAACCGGCAGGACGCGGCGCCGCCGCGGTGGCCGATCTACACCCCGTCGACCCCGTCGGCACCCCGGTCGCATCCACCGCGGTGCCCACCGTGGACGTCGACCGCAGCGACCCGGAGTACCGGGCCTGGTTGAAAGAGGCGGTGCGCAAGGTACAGGCGGACGCCAACCGGTCGGCCGACACCCACCTGCTGCGCTTCCCGCTGCCGGAGGAGTGGGGCATCGACCTCTACCTCAAGGACGAGTCGACGCACCCGACGGGCAGTCTCAAGCACCGGCTCGCCCGTTCGCTGTTCCTCTACGGGCTGTGCAACGGCTGGATCCGGCCGGACCGCCCCGTCATCGAGGCGTCCAGCGGTTCCACTGCCGTCTCGGAGGCGTACTTCGCGAAGCTCATCGGCGTGCCGTTCATCGCTGTGATGCCGCGCACCACCAGCGCCGAGAAGTGCCGCCTGATCGAGTTCCACGGCGGCCAGTGCCACTTCGTGGACGACTCCCGCAAGATGTACGAGGAGTCCGCCCGTCTCGCGGCGGAGACCGGCGGTCACTACATGGACCAGTTCACCTACGCCGAGCGGGCCACCGACTGGCGCGGCAACAACAACATCGCCGAGTCGATCTACCAGCAGCTGAAGCTGGAGCGCTACCCCGAGCCGAGCTGGATCGTCGCCACCGCCGGTACGGGCGGCACCTCCGCGACCATCGCCCGCTACGTGCACTACATGCAGTACGACACCTTCATCTGCGTCCCCGACCCGGAGAACTCCTGCTTCTTCGACGGCTGGAACCGGCACGACCCGAACGCCACCAGCGACTGCGGCTCCCGCATCGAGGGCATCGGCCGCCCCCGCATGGAGCCCTCGTTCGTCACCGGCGCGGTCGACCGCATGATGAAGGTCCCGGACGCGGCGAGCGTGGCCGCCGTGCGTGCCCTGGACGCGGCACTCGGCCGCAAGGCGGGCGGCTCGACCGGCACCGGGCTGTGGAGCGCGCTGAAGATCGTCGCCGAGATGGTGGAGCAGGGACGCAAGGGCAGCGTGGTCACGCTGATCTGCGACCCGGGCGACCGCTACCTCGACAAGTACTACTCCGACGACTGGCTCGCCGAGCAGGGACTGGACATCGCGCCCTACTCGGCGGCCGTCGAACAGTTCCTGGAGACGGGCGTCTGGCCCTAG